Proteins from one Malaya genurostris strain Urasoe2022 chromosome 2, Malgen_1.1, whole genome shotgun sequence genomic window:
- the LOC131429200 gene encoding uncharacterized protein LOC131429200, translating to MSGSSKNTRSKRKVGVDTGDASQRTHNTSGGLTVLVTDIQEVREDSNKTLPGRSCKTCGGPDTNDMVQCDDCDKWHHFACVGVDKEIEQHEWSCPKCIAAATRVQKQGFVSNKTSSVGRDSSVSKEHSRKSSSLVGSKLFNKSASSKQSVALSEMSHASSRHSMLNLELQKLEEEHALAQQEAERQRTYLEKKYSILKQMSHHDGSNPSEGNSQVDDWIEDVNNVDSHNSTSNKSDRSFGPKLHSTNNLPQPCPLGFQNKTSSASYGASDFNRNTTRKHSLPSRCSRPPTREQIAARQAVSKDLPQFSGDPEDWPLFLSTFNSTTAMCGFTDEENTIRLQRCLKGRAYDAVKSCLMHPSNVKSVLATLRMLFGQPEAVVNSLVSKINLLPMMEENSLETIVDFAINIKNFCAIVDACGLEEYLYNVSLLHQLVSKLSPTIRLDWARYRQTLPSVNLASFGNWIYSLAEAASTVTILPIIQAPKLTKIEPLGTKKRSAFTNVHAETQHDLVSSSQPKNLTFVKPPAIDICLICKGTCRTAEKCKQFLDLSRDSRWAVVREFGLCRRCLHQHSGGCKTKPCGKNGCEFKHHALLHNDQKDAVATENQSKSTSSASLSQSEPSNGPRSCNAHAIDGAGVFFRYLPVILHGNNRSVATYAFFDDGSELTLLDQELADELSLEGDVQPLCLRWTGGAQRNENKSRIVNLEVAGIRRNSKKFRLNTVRTVDKLLLPLQTLDFERLAKTYPHLRGLPIASYCDAQPRILIGMKHAGINVVQKTREMGIDDPIAVKTRLGWTICGSWLKERTTESSLCTLHVQESDLDEGTDESLHLAMKAYFALESLGLAKTEITPLSSGDQRAQYLLQSLTNFQGDRYETGLLWRYENIRLPDSRPLALRRYNFLQKRLEKDALLAQILNEKIVDYLSKGYARKLTSEELNNVYPRVWYLPIFPVSNPNKPGKTRIVWDAAAKAFGVSLNSVLLKGPDQLCSLLTILLQFRERRVAMTADIREMFHQIRVREEDQQCQRFLWQDENGEIATYVMQVMTFGACCSPCCAQFTKNLNAARFSNSYPAAVESITKRHYVDDLLVSVDTEKEAIQLAHDIWYVHSKGGFEIRNWLSNSKTVLSQLRDNPSNEKNLDLQYEMATEKVLGMWWHTASDIFIYKVGWARFDHSLLSGQRRPTKREALRVLMTIFDPLGLIAHFLMYLKILLQEVWRSGVQWDEDINDEAFHKWLKWIKVLPQVENVQVPRCYSLDSSPGDSDDTQLHTLVDASENGMAAVCYLRFVHDNIVRCSIVVAKTRVAPLKFVSIPKLELQAAVIGARLARTVGESLSIPISKRVFWTDSRDVLCWINSDHRRYTQFVAFRVGEILENCETNEWRWVPTKQNVADDGTKWEKLPDFTSNNRWFVGPAFLRRPEAEWPKQSSNYGSTETELRPHLCHHRKVSETLIRVTDFSSWKRLVNLRQQQIYIGPFSMEELRTAERYLIRQAQFDVYPEEVTALSLMKHEPPAIKNTLSKSSPLYKLTPSLDVHGILRMRTRIAACHFATDDAKSPIILPRDHHLTTLIIEYFHNKYHHQNHETVINELRQKYHVSRIRVEYGKVRRNCQRCKNESTTPHPPVMADLPEARLAAFTRPFTHIGIDCFGPMEVVLGRRVEKRWGMLIICLTTRAIHIEVVHSLSTNSCILALRNFVARRGTPRKIYSDRGTNFIGASRELKEAESLLDRQPRIWEEAGKG from the exons ATGTCGGGAAGTAGTAAAAATACTCGGTCAAAACGAAAGGTCGGTGTGGACACCGGTGATGCGAGTCAAAGAACGCATAATACAAGTGGTGGTTTAACGGTGTTGGTCACGGATATTCAAGAGGTGAGGGAAGACTCTAATAAAACCTTACCGGGAAGATCGTGCAAAACGTGTGGTGGTCCGGATACCAATGATATGGTACAATGCGACGATTGCGATAAATGGCATCATTTCGCCTGTGTAGGAGTCGATAAGGAAATCGAACAACATGAATGGAGTTGCCCTAAATGTATAGCTGCTGCAACCAGGGTCCAGAAACAAGGTTTCGTTTCCAATAAGACTTCGAGCGTAGGACGAGATTCATCAGTTAGCAAAGAGCATTCAAGAAAATCATCGAGTCTCGTAGGATCAAAACTATTCAACAAATCAGCTTCATCTAAACAATCAGTTGCGCTGTCGGAGATGTCGCACGCATCTTCTCGTCATTCGATGCTCAATTTAGAGCTTCAGAAACTGGAGGAAGAACATGCCTTAGCGCAACAGGAAGCAGAAAGACAGCGCACCTATCTTGAAAAGAAATATAGTATTTTGAAACAGATGTCCCATCATGACGGCTCTAATCCTAGTGAAGGTAACAGTCAGGTAGATGATTGGATCGAGGATGTCAATAATGTGGATTCGCATAACTCAACCTCTAATAAATCTGATCGGAGTTTCGGTCCTAAACTTCATTCAACCAATAATCTGCCACAACCATGTCCGCTAGGATTTCAAAACAAGACTTCAAGTGCTAGTTATGGTGCTTCCGACTTCAATCGTAATACGACCCGTAAGCATTCTCTGCCGTCAAGATGCAGTCGTCCACCTACTCGTGAACAGATTGCAGCTCGCCAGGCAGTGTCCAAAGACTTACCTCAATTCTCCGGAGATCCAGAAGATTGGCCGCTATTTTTGTCAACGTTCAATAGCACCACTGCGATGTGTGGCTTCACTGACGAAGAGAACACCATACGACTGCAAAGGTGTCTGAAAGGTAGAGCGTACGACGCCGTTAAGAGTTGTTTGATGCATCCCTCAAATGTCAAAAGTGTATTAGCAACATTGCGAATGCTATTTGGACAACCGGAGGCCGTTGTAAACTCGTTAGTATCAAAAATCAACTTATTACCGATGATGGAGGAGAACAGTCTTGAAACAATCGTGGACTTCGCAATTAACATCAAGAACTTTTGTGCTATAGTCGATGCGTGTGGCTTAGAGGAATACTTATACAATGTCTCTCTCCTGCACCAGCTTGTGAGTAAGCTTTCACCAACGATAAGGTTGGATTGGGCTAGGTACAGACAAACACTTCCTTCTGTCAACTTGGCGTCGTTTGGGAACTGGATTTACTCTCTTGCCGAGGCAGCCAGTACTGTAACGATTCTCCCTATCATTCAGGCACCTAAGTTGACTAAAATCGAGCCGCTTGGAACCAAAAAGAGGAGTGCCTTCACGAATGTTCATGCCGAAACTCAACATGATTTGGTGTCTTCAAGTCAACCAAAAAATCTGACATTCGTCAAGCCACCCGCCATTGATATATGTCTAATTTGCAAGGGAACTTGTAGAACAGCAGAGAAATGCAAACAGTTTCTCGATCTTTCCAGAGATTCTCGATGGGCAGTGGTTAGAGAATTTGGGCTGTGCCGCAGATGTCTTCATCAGCACAGCGGAGGTTGTAAAACGAAGCCATGTGGCAAAAATGGTTGCGAATTTAAACATCACGCTCTACTGCACAATGATCAGAAAGACGCTGTTGCGACTGAGAACCAATCGAAGTCAACGTCTAGCGCATCTTTGTCACAATCCGAACCCAGTAATGGACCTCGGAGTTGCAACGCTCATGCAATCGATGGTGCAGGCGTGTTCTTTCGATATTTACCAGTCATTCTACATGGAAACAATCGATCAGTTGCAACTTACGCGTTCTTTGACGACGGTTCCGAACTTACATTGCTCGATCAAGAATTAGCCGATGAATTATCGTTGGAAGGTGATGTTCAACCTCTGTGTCTTCGTTGGACTGGAGGGGCtcagcgaaacgagaataaatcCAGGATTGTTAATTTGGAAGTAGCCGGGATAAGACGAAATTCCAAGAAGTTCCGCTTAAATACCGTAAGGACCGTCGATAAACTATTGCTCCCACTTCAAACACTAGACTTTGAGAGGCTAGCTAAAACGTATCCCCACCTTCGTGGTTTGCCTATTGCTTCATATTGCGATGCTCAACCGCGTATTCTCATCGGAATGAAACACGCAGGAATAAATGTGGTTCAGAAAACCAGAGAGATGGGAATAGATGATCCGATTGCTGTGAAGACACGTTTAGGCTGGACCATCTGTGGTAGCTGGTTGAAGGAACGCACTACTGAGTCTTCACTGTGCACGTTACATGTTCAAGAGAGTGATCTAGATGAAGGCACCGATGAGTCGCTGCATCTTGCCATGAAGGCGTATTTCGCGCTTGAAAGCCTTGGGTTGGCGAAAACTGAAATAACTCCTTTATCGTCGGGTGACCAGCGCGCCCAGTATCTGCTTCAGTCTCTTACAAACTTTCAAGGAGACCGCTACGAAACAGGGCTACTGTGGCGTTACGAAAACATCCGTTTGCCTGACAGTCGACCGTTGGCCCTCCGTCGCTATAATTTTCTTCAAAAGCGTTTAGAAAAAGATGCCCTGCTAGCACAAATCCTAAACGAAAAGATCGTTGATTATTTATCCAAAGGTTACGCACGGAAACTTACCAGTGAAGAGCTGAACAACGTCTACCCCCGCGTGTGGTATTTGCCAATATTTCCGGTTTCGAATCCGAATAAACCCGGCAAGACTCGTATTGTTTGGGATGCAGCAGCTAAGGCTTTCGGCGTGTCTTTAAACTCTGTCCTATTGAAGGGCCCTGATCAACTATGCTCGCTGTTAACGATCCTTCTACAATTCCGTGAGCGTCGAGTTGCCATGACTGCTGATATACGCGAGATGTTCCACCAGATTCGAGTTCGTGAGGAGGATCAGCAGTGCCAACGCTTTCTTTGGCAAGACGAAAATGGGGAAATCGCAACATACGTTATGCAGGTCATGACCTTTGGAGCATGTTGCTCACCGTGTTGCGCTCAATTCACCAAAAACTTGAACGCCGCGCGCTTCTCCAACTCGTATCCAGCTGCTGTAGAATCCATAACTAAGCGTCATTATGTAGATGATTTGTTAGTAAGCGTAGATACGGAAAAAGAAGCGATTCAGCTAGCTCATGACATTTGGTACGTACATTCCAAAGGCGGATTCGAAATTCGTAACTGGTTGAGTAATTCGAAGACAGTACTATCGCAGTTGCGAGACAACCCCTCAAATGAGAAAAACCTGGATCTACAGTACGAAATGGCCACCGAGAAAGTTTTGGGAATGTGGTGGCATACAGCGTCAGACATTTTCATATATAAAGTCGGGTGGGCCCGCTTCGATCATTCATTGTTGTCCGGTCAACGACGACCAACCAAGCGAGAAGCATTACGAGTGTTGATGACGATCTTTGATCCCCTCGGTTTAATCGCCCACTTCCTCATGTATCTCAAAATATTGCTACAAGAAGTTTGGCGATCAGGAGTCCAATGGGATGAAGATATCAATGACGAGGCTTTCCACAAATGGTTAAAGTGGATTAAAGTACTACCTCAAGTTGAAAATGTGCAAGTTCCGCGCTGTTATAGCCTTGATTCGTCACCAGGCGATAGTGACGATACGCAGTTGCACACACTTGTAGACGCTAGCGAGAATGGAATGGCAGCCGTCTGCTATCTTAGATTTGTCCATGATAATATTGTTAGGTGCTCGATTGTCGTAGCTAAAACTCGTGTAGCCCCGCTCAAATTTGTGTCAATTCCTAAACTGGAACTTCAAGCAGCTGTTATCGGTGCCAGATTAGCACGAACAGTCGGTGAATCTCTTTCTATTCCGATATCCAAAAGAGTATTCTGGACGGATTCGCGTGATGTTCTCTGCTGGATAAATTCAGATCACCGACGTTATACACAGTTCGTGGCGTTCCGGGTTGGCGAAATTCTAGAAAATTGTGAAACAAACGAGTGGCGATGGGTACCTACCAAACAAAACGTTGCGGACGACGGAACGAAATGGGAAAAATTGCCAGATTTCACGTCAAACAATAGATGGTTTGTGGGACCCGCCTTTCTCAGGCGTCCAGAGGCGGAATGGCCTAAACAGTCTTCTAATTATGGCTCAACCGAAACTGAACTTCGTCCCCATTTATGTCATCATCGCAAAGTTTCCGAAACACTCATTCGTGTTACGGATTTCTCTAGTTGGAAACGCCTGGTCAAC CTCCGTCAGCAACAAATCTACATAGGACCATTTTCTATGGAGGAATTGCGCACAGCAGAGAGATATCTTATACGTCAGGCACAGTTCGACGTCTATCCCGAGGAAGTAACCGCCTTGTCTCTAATGAAACATGAACCACCTGCTATCAAAAACACACTTTCAAAAAGCAGTCCATTGTACAAGCTCACTCCGTCGCTTGATGTTCATGGAATACTACGAATGCGAACAAGAATAGCAGCTTGTCATTTCGCCACCGATGACGCAAAAAGTCCAATTATCCTACCACGTGACCACCACTTAACCACACTGATAATTGAGTACTTCCACAACAAGTACCATCACCAGAATCATGAAACAGTTATCAACGAGTTGCGCCAAAAATACCACGTATCTCGAATCCGTGTCGAGTACGGCAAGGTCCGTAGAAACTGTCAACGATGTAAAAACGAATCTACGACACCCCATCCTCCAGTAATGGCGGATCTACCAGAAGCAAGACTTGCAGCCTTCACACGTCCCTTTACACACATCGGTATCGATTGCTTCGGACCAATGGAAGTTGTGTTGGGCAGACGTGTTGAAAAACGTTGGGGAATGCTGATCATATGTTTAACTACCCGTGCTATTCATATTGAAGTAGTTCATTCACTTAGCACTAATTCCTGCATTTTGGCACTTCGTAATTTCGTCGCTCGACGCGGTACTCCAAGGAAAATCTATAGTGATCGTGGAACGAATTTTATTGGTGCCTCTCGCGAGCTGAAAGAGGCTGAAAGTTTGCTTGATCGGCAA CCCCGCATATGGGAGGAAGCTGGGAAAGGTTGA